One window of Cucurbita pepo subsp. pepo cultivar mu-cu-16 chromosome LG19, ASM280686v2, whole genome shotgun sequence genomic DNA carries:
- the LOC111782022 gene encoding O-fucosyltransferase 38: protein MVNRSFPQHRASSNSRFLLRKSSPFAFSLCLIFIFASSIFVFFFFCARNVLEDEQKPLFPEPEEFPSHSHAKSEQKSVDHLWDAPSSHGFHPCVKPTSRYEAAQSSDRYITVRSNGGLNQMRAGISDMVAVAHIMNGTLVIPQLDKRSFWHDTSTFSDIFNEHHFIKTLQSDIKIVKELPKELESIPHARKHFTSWAGFGYYEEMTRLWKDYQVIHVAKSDSRLANNDLPLDIQRLRCRAMYEALHFAPPIENFGKKLAERLRLRGGRYIALHLRYEKDMLSFTGCTYGLTHLEAEELEIMREKTPHWKIKNINSTQQRIEGLCPLTPKEVGIFLQALGYPPSTLTYIAAGEIYGGDTRLSELSSRFPNIVTKETLATEEELKPFINHASQSAALDYIISIESDVFVPTYSGNMARAVEGHRRYLGHRKTITPDRKGLVDIFDKLEKGQLREGSSLSDHVRRMHKNRQGGPRKRRGPQPGIKGRARFRTEESFFENPYECICKSKQQL, encoded by the exons ATGGTGAATCGAAGCTTTCCCCAACATAGGGCCTCATCGAATTCCAGATTTCTTCTACGAAAATCATCCCCTTTTGCGTTTTCCCTCtgtttgattttcatttttgcatCTTCGAtcttcgttttcttcttcttctgcgcCAGAAATGTACTGGAAGATGAACAGAAGCCGCTGTTTCCAGAGCCAGAGGAATTTCCGTCTCATTCTCATGCCAAATCTGAGCAG AAATCAGTTGATCACCTATGGGATGCTCCATCGAGTCACGGGTTCCATCCCTGTGTCAAGCCTACCTCAAGATATGAAG CTGCCCAAAGCTCGGATCGTTACATCACAGTGAGAAGTAATGGGGGATTAAATCAAATGCGAGCTGGT ATTTCTGACATGGTGGCTGTGGCACACATTATGAATGGAACCTTGGTTATCCCTCAATTGGATAAACGTTCATTTTGGCATGATACAAG TACATTTTCAGATATTTTCAACGAACATCACTTTATCAAAACCTTACAAAGTGATATTAAGATAGTCAAGGAGCTCCCCAAGGAATTGGAGTCTATTCCTCATGCTCGTAAGCATTTCACTTCATGGGCTGGCTTTGGTTACTATGAAGAGATGACGCGGTTATGGAAAGATTATCAG GTCATTCATGTCGCAAAATCTGATTCTCGATTGGCAAATAATGATCTACCCTTGGATATTCAGAGACTCAGATGTCGTGCAATGTATGAAGCCCTTCATTTTGCTCCACCAATTGAGAACTTTGGGAAG AAGCTGGCCGAGCGGCTTCGATTGCGTGGAGGAAGATATATTGCCCTTCATTTGAGATATGAGAAAGACATGCTATCCTTCACGGGTTGCACTTATGGTTTGACTCATCTTGAAGCCGAAGAGCTAGAAATAATGAG GGAGAAAACACCACATTGGAAGAtcaaaaatataaactcaACGCAACAAAGAATAGAGGGCCTTTGTCCTCTGACTCCGAAGGAAGTGGGAATATTCCTGCAAGCTCTTGGGTATCCTCCATCAACATTAACCTACATTGCAGCTGGGGAGATCTATGGTGGCGATACTCGACTTTCTGAGCTTTCTTCTCGGTTTCCTAACATTGTTACCAAA GAAACACTTGCAACAGAGGAAGAATTGAAGCCATTCATCAATCATGCTTCGCAGAGTGCTGCACTtgattatattatttcaattgaGAGTGATGTTTTTGTTCCAACATACTCAGGGAACATGGCAAGAGCAGTTGAGGGCCACCGTCGATACCTAGGGCACCGCAAAACGATCACTCCAGATAG AAAAGGACTTGTTGACATTTTTGATAAGCTGGAAAAGGGACAGCTAAGAGAAGGATCCTCGCTGTCAGATCATGTGCGTAGGATGCATAAGAACAG ACAAGGAGGTCCAAGAAAAAGGAGAGGTCCACAACCTGGAATAAAGGGTCGAGCACGATTCAGGACTGAAGAATCATTCTTCGAAAACCCATACGAGTGTATATGTAAATCTAAACAACAACTGTGA
- the LOC111781041 gene encoding uncharacterized protein LOC111781041 has protein sequence MELKVENPTLRKAPHVGETYRSDRVYAEAAGEDEKSGSTVRNGDGDHQVCSRSRTFQTVKIDGVPFSGKVEERLDWLRSQIIGGDAEFDSPFGERRLCYADHTASGRSLRYIEDFILRNVLPFYGNTHTCDSYVGQHTTKMVTDATTYIKRYLGGGEEEALLFCGQGTTSAIKRLQEVMGIAVPSILRERVIETLKEEERWVVFVGPYEHHSNLLSWRQSLAEVVEIGMDENGLLDVEMLRSQLEAYKKAGNRPILGSFSACSNVTGIYSDTRAISTLLHQYGGHVCFDFAASGPYVQIDMRSGEIDGYDAIFLSTHKFLGGPGSPGILLMNKSLYKLKSSPPSTCGGGTVNYVNGFSEKDTLYYEDIEERENGGTPQIIGIIRAALAFWVKEYISYQEIEKREHQYVERALKKLHQNRNICILGRTSSKRQAILSFIIYSSTNSSLNCITDKLCTTNIREKDEKLYMWGEMGCMRAKPLHGPFVAALLSDLFGIQARGGCSCAGPYGHKLLNIDEACSHAYRSAIAKGYAGIKPGWTRVSFPYYMPNEEFEFILKALEFIADYGQRFLPLYAFNLRTGSWTLKKKDLADLLGKENYSNGQILTLENQCANAEAKLAAIVCKHKSYLESAKKIANLLPKFPPERKLHEDIESSVLYFRI, from the exons ATGGAGTTGAAGGTGGAGAATCCCACGTTGAGAAAAGCTCCCCATGTCGGTGAAACTTACAGAAGTGACAGAGTGTATGCAGAAGCCGCcggagaagatgaaaaaagtGGCAGCACTGTCCGTAATGGTGACGGAGATCATCAAGTTTGCAGTCGGTCGAGGACGTTTCAGACGGTGAAGATCGACGGCGTTCCTTTCTCCGGCAAGGTGGAGGAAAGGCTTGATTGGTTGCGTTCTCAGATTATAGGTGGAGATGCAGagtttgattctccatttggaGAAAGGAGATTGTGTTATGCTGATCATACAGCTTCTGGTCGTTCTCTTCGTTATATTGAAGATTTCATCCTCAGAAACGTTCTTCCCTTTTATG GCAACACGCACACATGCGACAGCTACGTAGGCCAGCATACAACAAAGATGGTGACCGATGCAACGACGTACATCAAGAGGTACTtgggtggtggagaagaagaagcgcTTCTATTCTGTGGACAAGGCACAACGTCTGCCATTAAAAGACTGCAAGAGGTGATGGGCATTGCGGTGCCATCCATTCTGAGGGAGAGGGTAATAGAGACcctaaaggaagaagaaaggtgGGTAGTTTTTGTTGGACCTTATGAGCATCACTCCAACCTCCTCTCATGGCGGCAGAGTTTGGCTGAGGTGGTGGAGATTGGAATGGATGAGAATGGGCTTTTAGACGTTGAGATGCTCAGATCTCAACTTGAGGCATATAAGAAAGCTGGAAATAGGCCAATTTTGGGATCTTTCTCAGCTTGTAGTAATGTCACTGGAATTTATTCAGATACAAGAGCTATTTCTACACTTCTTCATCAATATGGAGGCCATGTTTGCTTTGATTTTGCTGCAAG TGGTCCTTACGTGCAAATTGATATGCGGTCGGGGGAAATTGATGGCTATGATGCTATTTTCTTAAGTACACATAAGTTTCTTGGAGGACCTGGCTCACCTGGAATCCTTCTGATGAACAAAAGTCTTTATAAGTTGAAATCATCTCCTCCATCAACTTGTGGTGGTGGCACTGTGAACTATGTCAATGGCTTCAGTGAAAAG GACACACTGTATTATGAAGACATAGAAGAGAGGGAAAATGGTGGAACACCACAGATTATAGGAATAATTAGAGCAGCTTTGGCTTTTTGGGTAAAAGAATACATCAGCTACCAAGAGATAGAGAAGCGAGAGCACCAGTATGTAGAAAGGGCTTTGAAGAAACTTCACCAGAATAGAAACATCTGCATTTTAGGGAGGACGTCTTCTAAGCGACAGGCCATATTATCTTTTATCATTTACTCTTCGACGAACTCGTCCCTCAACTGTATCACAGATAAATTATGTACAACTAACATCAGAGAAAAGGATGAAAAGCTTTACATGTGGGGAGAGATGGGGTGTATGAGAGCAAAACCTCTTCATGGTCCTTTTGTTGCAGCACTCCTGAGCGACCTGTTCGGCATTCAGGCTCGTGGGGGATGCAGTTGTGCGGGACCTTATGGTCACAAACTGCTAAACATTGATGAAGCATGCTCACACGCCTACAGATCTGCCATTGCTAAG GGGTATGCTGGAATAAAACCTGGATGGACAAGAGTAAGCTTTCCCTACTACATGCCAAATGAGGAGTTTGAGTTCATTTTAAAAGCTTTGGAATTCATAGCTGATTATGGACAAAGATTCCTTCCCTTGTATGCCTTCAATTTGAGAACTGGGAGCTGGACTCTGAAGAAAAAAGACCTCGCCGACCTACTCGGAAAGGAGAATTACAGTAATGGTCAGATCTTAACATTAGAAAACCAGTGTGCCAATGCAGAGGCTAAGTTAGCAGCAATAGTATGCAaacataaatcatatttagaaTCTGCCAAAAAAATTGCCAATCTCCTCCCCAAGTTCCCTCCCGAGAGAAAACTTCACGAGGACATTGAATCCTCTGTATTATACTTCAGAAtctag